The proteins below are encoded in one region of Rana temporaria chromosome 2, aRanTem1.1, whole genome shotgun sequence:
- the DHRS12 gene encoding dehydrogenase/reductase SDR family member 12, whose protein sequence is MSLYRNTVWFLKGLREYTKGGYESAAKYFVAEDLQVDVKEKSYMITGANSGIGKAAALAIAKRGGTVHLVCRNKDRAEEAQTEIITNSGNERVFVHLLDMSDPKEIWAFAEKFKTQNRLNVLINNAGCMVNKRELTEDGIEKNFATNVLGTYILTRALLPVLENEEGARVVSIEAIYLSCVCVCFCFFKEDLLDFILVILRSHFMLGRASSICFQLQIFNSIPLVYITPTISITNTATVGHCSCTCTFFNFIQGVPDWNFFYLAVRLSMPDFYEKMKTRLRTEEQGADTVVWLTISPAAVKHPSGLFFQDRKPVATHLPLAFTHSSTDDEEKFLQILQDMALKFAPSSKL, encoded by the exons AGGTGGATATGAGTCTGCAGCCAAGTACTTTGTGGCGGAAGATTTGCAAGTTGATGTTAAAGAAAAATCCTATATGATCACTGGAGCAAATAGTGGGATCGGAAAAGCGGCTGCTCTGGCCATCGCTAAAAGAG GTGGTACTGTTCACCTAGTATGCCGAAACAAGGACCGAGCAGAAGAAGCACAAACAGAGATCATTACTAACAGTGGGAATGAG AGGGTGTTCGTACATCTGTTGGATATGTCTGATCCAAAAGAAATCTGGGCATTTGCAGAGAAGTTTAAGACTCAGAACAGACTCAATGTACtg ATAAACAATGCTGGCTGCATGGTGAATAAAAGAGAATTAACAGAAGATGGAATAGAGAAGAACTTTGCAACAAATGTCCTGG GTACCTATATTCTCACTAGAGCGTTGTTGCCTGTACTAGAGAATGAAGAGGGTGCCAGGGTGGTAAGTATTGAGGCAATTTACCTTTCCtgtgtctgtgtttgtttttgtttttttaaagaggaCCTTCTTGACTTTATTCTGGTTATATTGCGTTCTCATTTCATGCTCGGCAGGGCCTCCTCAATTTGTTTTCAGCTACA aatttttaattcaatacccctggtgTATATAACCCCAACTATTTCTATCACCAACACGGCCACAGTAGGTCACTGTTCTTGTACATGCACGTTCTTCAATTTTATTCAAGGTGTACCtgactggaattttttttatttagctgtaaGGTTATCAATGCCAGACTTCTATGAAAAAATGAAGACCAGATTACGCACTGAAGAACAAGGTGCAGACACAGTGGTGTGGCTCACCATATCTCCTGCTGCAGTCAAACATCCAAGTGGACTCTTCTTCCAAG atcgTAAGCCTGTTGCTACCCACTTACCCCTGGCTTTCACTCACTCCTCCACAGACGATGAAGAGAAGTTTCTTCAGATTCTACAAGACATGGCACTGAAATTTGCTCCATCATCCAAGCTGTAG